Part of the Quercus robur chromosome 5, dhQueRobu3.1, whole genome shotgun sequence genome, gtttttaaaaatccatgCTTTGTTCACCGGTCAAATTTAccaagaacaatttttttttttttttgataaaatcgATGCTTAAAATAAAAGTAAGGGCAAATTAcgttttaccaaaataaaaataagattttttttatattaaaatctTCTGATAATAGAGTACTGGTGGTATCGATCCAGAAGCTAGGGATTATTGTGATCAAGTCTAGCTTTAATTTACTGCAAAATACTTTCATGGATATATGCGAAGTTGCGTTAATACTACATGGATATATGCGTTATTACTGAGATTTTGGTTTAATACGACGTGGTCCAACAAAGATGAAGTCAAGCATTCCTGTTTGGGCTTGAACCGGCATCCAAATACATATTGTACCTATGACCAAATGTAAGTACAAGATTAAATTAATCTACATGCAAGactaatttcttgttttatggaaaaataGAAGTGGATATAAATAGATGCATGTAGTTATGTAGTTGAGTTATACAGTATGACAATTCTGTGTCTGTGTCAAATGTACAAGCAATTGACGACGCAGGCATtaatgaaactatttttttgcAGTTTCTTGATAAGAAAAGTAGTTGGTTATTAACCACGTGGTGTTGACAACGAAAGCAGGTTAAACGACTTTTATGTTGGGAAAAATCCTAATTTCCTCCATGTCTAGgtgtgaattaaaatatataactaccatgtaatagtaatattatagaaacaaaaaatttcagcaAGCACCACATAAATTTCAGCACGTATCACATAAACACAATCACACAAGAATACCAAATCTTACGTGAAATTAAAACCCTCTGGTATAGAGGTAAAAACCACATAGCAGCTCTTAATAATATCTactataaaatagagattacaactatcaaatttatgctaaacttgagtccacaataaattggatatataacaaataaatctcAAGGAGTAAATGCAATCTCATCACAAAGCCAGTAGCAAAATTTTCCTCTGAATACTCCAACTCTCCATAGTTGTAGCATTCAAAAACTCCATGAGAACTCCACCAATTTATCTTCTTTGTGTGTAActtaagtaaagaaaaatgtctcctttttctttttcactctctcacactctcactaCGTTTCTTTCTATCTCTTCATTCGGACTACACCTCTCAAGctgaaactctctctttctttgtgaCTTGCTCTCTCTAAAACTTACACAAAATGGCCAAAATAGCTCTCTATTTGCTTCAACTTCCCACAAGGCTGAATGgcctttgcttctttcttttcttcttcttcagcatGTCCAACATGCTTTGATCACTTATTAAGAGAAGTCAGACTTCTCACAAGTCTTGGTTATTTCtcaataaatgattttttttttttttttgagaaataattataacattCTGCTAACCCTATAGTTCGAACTCTTtcccccctagacccccaagcacaAAGTGCATGGGAAGATGCCAATTTAGTTACAAGATCTTTGACTCTCAATAAATGAGAAAGCTAGCTTTGAAGACTTTTGGAACAACTCATAAATGAGCTTTGACAAATATGTGTGATGAAATCCAAGGTTGTCATATGCACCCAACATTTTAATATTCTCAAATGACTATAAACTTTGAtcatattttacataaattcaTTGCCCCTTTCTATCAAacaatctagcattttgccctattttccaaactaattaggaaaatgttcatttttaaactcgattttttcaaaatcgagttttttaaaataaaaaaaaaaaatttctagagccctataatggcgttttaaggagcctatattgatgttttaaggacttatagtggcgttttggaactcgagctccatgaactcaagtttcatgcaagtttttttttttgtttttttacctataacttgagttcatggagctcgagttccaaaacgccactataagctccttaaaacgtcattataggctccttaaaacatcactatagggcttaactcgattttgagaaaatcgagtttcaaaagagggacatTTCCTTAATTAGATTGGGAAAGCGGGCATATAGAGGACCATATTAGATGAAGTCAAAAGATCTTCACAGGCCGACACACCATATCCTAGTTAGACAAAACCAATTACAGGACCATATCTTATACCTAATGATGATGTAAAAAATTAGTAGTAGATCTCCTTGTCGTAGTAGATGGACGAAGCTAGAATGAGTCCGTCTCTAGTGTGGAAACTTGCAAAAAAGACTTGGGTGGAAGAGAAATACACCGGTGTGGTGTTTGCTAAAAACACTCTAATGCTTAAGTTAGAAAGAGAGAATTATCTTAGAGAGAATTGACTTGGGAGTAATTTTTGGTAGGGTATTTGTGTGTACCTTTGATTTGTGttgtctctttcttttatagttGCTTATTGCTTTAATGGATAATGAATTTCTACATTTATGCTCAACGGCTAATGCGTTATGGAATTCATGGTCTGCTATGCACAGCTCATTTCGTTACTGTCACTCCATCCGTTACTCTTTACCATCAATGAGTGCAATAAATGTGTAACATTTTCTTTGGTCATCATTAAAGGGTAATGACgaccttaatttatttttttgactcATCACCTAATATATTCGAACCAGACAACCAATCAAGCACCATGCACCAAAAATGACATATacacattataaaaaaaaaaatgatatctaCTTTTGCTATAGCATCGAAACGTGGTTAGATAACGTAAATCAATACAAATTTTCGATATGGCCCACTTTTTGTGTTCTAATTTACTGTGTATGTTCAAAAATTAGGGAGTCAAAAATTGAACACTCGGGTTGCATAAAATGTCTTGAGAAATTTGGATGAATCATCTGTTGGGTAATCAATTACAGGACCATATCCTATACCTAATATATTAGAACCAGTTAAGCGCGTACCTTGCACTAAAAATGACATATACacattctcaaaaagaaaaagaaaaaaagaaaagactctTGCTTTCGTTATAGCATTCGtatttatttaatcattaattttgCCGGCATTCATCATCCACATTAGCCATGCaactaatatgattttttttattaatatttttaattaaatattcatCACGTATAAATACCTTTTGCTAAACATTTTCATGCGCTGCATCAATTAGCAACTATAGCAATAATAGAAAAACGAAAGCCTTCGAATTTTTGCTAACTTCTTTTAATGTTTCaatataagttttaaaaaatccatGCCTCTTTCACCCGTTAAATTTAccgagaaccaaaaaaaaaaaaaaaaaaaaacgcaagaAGATAAAATCGATGCTAGAAATAAAAACAAGGGCAAAATacattttaccaaaataaaaagaagacagtctttttaaaaaatcttctGATAATAGAGTACTGGTGGTATCCAGAAACTGGGGATTATTGTGATCTAGTCTAAGTTTTAATTTACTGCAAAATACTTTCATGGATATATGCGAAGTTGCATTAATACTACATGGATATATGCGTTAATACTGAGATTTTGGTTTGATACGACGTGGTCCAACAAAGATGAAGTCAAGCATTCCAGTTTAGGCTTGAGGTTAAGAGAGATGGACCGGCATCCATATGCATTTTGTACCTATGACCAAATGTAAGTACAAGATTAAATTAATCTACATGCAAgactaatttcttttttatttcagtgACGAAAAGGAATCatgataaaatgatatattagtGTTGAAAAATAGAGGAGGTTTGACAACTTTTAAATTTGatcatatattattaatgttTGATTTTAATGACAAATGAGAatccatcaagtctttctcatattctttctcaaaaaaaaaagtctttctcATATTCTAGGCAATGTAAAACATGATCAAATTTGAAAGTCGTCCAATCTCCACTAATTGTCAACACCACACGGTTTATAACTGACAACTTTTGCTACAAGGAAATTCCGTTGAAATTTCATTAATGCCTGCTTCGTCAATTGCTTGCATGATAAAAGAAGTGTAGGGCAATGGATTATAATATTGGTATGTGAACTACATTCATCTATTTATATGCTTCTATTTTGGAATTTCAGATaacaacataaacaaaacaatCCACCTTCCCTCACAGAGAGAATGGAAATAAGGCATGAAGAAGATGATATACAGCTCTACAATGCATACATGAGCGGGTGTACAACCACATTATATAGGTTGATGCGTAAAGAGCCAAGCATCCTTAATAAAATTTCCCTCACTTCTTTGAGTGAAACTCCATTACATGTATCAACTTTAGCTGGCCACCTAGATTTCAGTCGAGCTCTTCTACTTCTAAAACCCCAACTTGCTGTCGAGTTGGACTCCCATAGACGTTGTCCCCTTCACATGGCTTCTGCTGAGGGCTACATAGAGATCGTCCAAACACTGTTACATGCAAACAACAATGCATGCTTCATTCATGATCAATATGGTAGAATTCCTCTCCACTATGCAGTTATGAGAGGACGAATTGAGGTTGTGAGTAAGTTGATCGTTGCGCGGCCTGACACAACTCTAGTTGTGCTCGATGAGGGAGAGACCATTTTGCACTTATGTGTCAAATATAACCAATTAGAGGTTCTAAAATTGTTGGTGGAATCTATGAGTGACGAAGGGGATTTTTTTAAGTCCAAAGACCATAAAGGTGGCAACACCATATTGCATCTAGCTGTGATGCTAAAGCAAGTTGAGGTATGTTTTAGtttattaatttcttatattatatttgagTATATTACTCCTTatgaattatttcttttttgattacTGACTATGTTAAAATATTCATATGCTTGGTCAATATTTGGTCAAGCTTCACGTGAGGTAGTAAAGACAAATTGACAATAATGGGTGGCACATGTAACATTATCAGATGCAACCCTAATATTTTAGGTCTTTGAGTTAAGTTTGGTGTCAAACATGATGTACAAGGCAAGGTGTTAACTCTTTCAAACTTAAGATGTAACCAATGACAAGAATACGAAATGAAAAGCCAAATACctacactaacaaaaaaaataattatttaagaaaaaaaaaaaaaaaaaactctggtTTGTTTGAGCTTAATTTctggaaagaatttttttttttttttcaataatttgaaGAAGTagaacctctctctctctctctctctctctctctatatatatatatatatataaaagatgagttcaagttacatctggtATATCTTCAtaagagttacaccttttttagACCATTAATTTGTATTAGATCTAAGGGTGAAAAAAACACTCATAGTCATGTATTTATTGTTCCCTAACTATTAGTAACTAAGTCattaattcttctttttttttttttaggggattaattcttcttattaaaaatagaaaaataaaaaacagaattaaCTCCATTACATGTATCAACTTTAGCTGGCAACCTAGATTGCAGTTTCGTCTCTAAGATACGAAACTGCAATCGCTAATATATAGTAagtaattcaaattttaattttctttcatagAAATGTGACATTATAGGTTGTGTGGTCCTCCATTAGCCATTATACCAGATTGGTGTAATAAATTAACTGCTGTACAAGTTCAGAATGtcatttctttctcctttttcttttacataCCTCTGTGTTAATTTCTCGGGACTGAAATTTAAACTAAGATCATTTGTATTTGATTGCATTTTATGAGTTTATGTGatgaagtatatatatataaatatatatatatattttaaaatttctctgTTGTTATTGGATCATATTCATTCCATTTTGTATGACGTTTGCAGTCAAATTCCCTCATAAATATTGAGattatcaaatttaaatatGGTAACGATTTAGACCCTAAGCtctaattcaaattttgagctaatttttttttatatatatataaaaaaaaaaaaaaattacactttactcaCCTTTGATTTGCTAAAAAAACACTTTACCTActtgtgatttaaaaaatgGCACTTTACTTACCTATGGTCTAATCTATTAACCAAACGTTTACCCACCTTTGTCCTACCGTTACTCTAATCCTATttcactaaaaacaaaaaacaataacaattgAATCAAAACActttggagaaagaaaaaaaaaaagcttccttATCTTTTATGGACCCATCATTACCATTTACATAGGCTTCAGCCCAGCTATCTTCGTTGCCAACCACTCTCTCGCACACAAAGCTCTTATTCAAAACAGTGCAGTTTTCGCTGACCGCCCAGCTCCTCCACCTACAGCCGTGATCGTATCTAGTAACAAACACAACATCAACTTTGCTTCTTATGGTCCCACATGGCGACTCTTTCGTCATAATCTCACTTCAGAGATTCTCCACCCTTCGCACATGAAATCTTACTCTCACACGCGCAAGTGGATCTTGGATATTCTCCTCAATCGCCTTCGTTCCAACACTGAATAAGTTGTTAAAGACCATTTCCAATACTCcatgttttgtttgttggttCTTATGTGTTTCGGAGACAAACTCGGTGAAACCCAGATTAAGAAAATCGAAGAGGTTGAACGTCGCTTGCTTTTGAGCTCTGGTCGGTTTGCTAATTGCTATACTCAATTTTTTCCCCAGCATTGGAAGGATTTTATTTCGTAAGCGTTGGGAAGAGTTGTTTAAACTTCGGAGAAACCAAGATGATGTGTTAATTCCTTTGATTAAAGCAAGGAGGAAAGTGAAGCAAGAAAGACAGAGTAAAACGAAAGAAGGCAAAGAAAATGACGATGAGTTTGTTGTGTCGTATGTGGACACGTTGTTGGATTTGGAGTTGCCAGAGGAAAAGAGGAAGCTTGAAGATAAGGAAATGGTTAATTTGTGTGTTCAGACCAATTACTGAATTGCTTTCTCATAAGGCTCTTGCATTGGTCTATTTGCAGCTGTCGTCATCTTCTGAGCAATCTATCAAGTAAaaggaagctttttttttttcctcaggaAAGTGTTTTGATTCAATTGCTATTGTTTTTTTAGTGGAATAGTGTTAGAGTAACAGCAGGACAGAGGTGAGTAAACGTTTGGTTAACAGATTAGATCAGGTAGGCAAAGTGCcattttttaaactacaaacgagtaaagtgttttttgagaaaattacaggtggataaagtgtaattttccctaaaaaagaagaagaagaagaagaagaagctaatcTACCAATTTATAGACCAATTGTGTACATGATTAGCCAATTACCAATAGTAGGCATGGACAAACAATAAAATCAGTCCAATCACAGAAATTAAATACACAATACCAATTTCAGCATGGTTCAAACTCAGCCAAGAGACGTTATTCACTGGGAAGCTCCAGTTTCCCCTTGGTATATATCTCTACGTctctaaatacaaaataaaaaatatcttaattaaggtaaattacaaagttgaTCCTTATCCTTTATAGCATATCTCAATTTCATCCctaaccttttaattgtgttaatttggtccctaactttttttaatattgtgttaATTTGGTCCTTGCCGTTATCTCTTGAATGGGAAAAGTTGATGTATCAAAcgaaataataaagaatgatTTTCCATGCCAAACTGCTAACTATACCACCatgttagattaaaaaaataaaataaattaaattaaaaaaataaaaaagtaaaaataaaataaaataactcaaaTTGAACTTTTAAATGACAACTGGCAATTTACTAATCCTACCATTTAAAATAAGCCCACTTAATCTATGTAGTTTCCTCATCTTCTTTTCCTCACCTCACCTCTCTTTGCAACATTGCCACCATCACCTAAGCATGAGAGACCCATCGTTTAAAATAAGCCCACTTAATCTATGTAATTTCCTCATCATCT contains:
- the LOC126727741 gene encoding ankyrin repeat-containing protein BDA1-like, giving the protein MEIRHEEDDIQLYNAYMSGCTTTLYRLMRKEPSILNKISLTSLSETPLHVSTLAGHLDFSRALLLLKPQLAVELDSHRRCPLHMASAEGYIEIVQTLLHANNNACFIHDQYGRIPLHYAVMRGRIEVVSKLIVARPDTTLVVLDEGETILHLCVKYNQLEVLKLLVESMSDEGDFFKSKDHKGGNTILHLAVMLKQVELHVSIGRILFRKRWEELFKLRRNQDDVLIPLIKARRKVKQERQSKTKEGKENDDEFVVSYVDTLLDLELPEEKRKLEDKEMWNSVRVTAGQRSFSSISDPFLQSDIPASQNDAAGANPSPTMLKNSAKPPEQHPSTPVLEQHPSPSPSSLTPPSSSTSAEPPCSPP